In one window of Temnothorax longispinosus isolate EJ_2023e chromosome 11, Tlon_JGU_v1, whole genome shotgun sequence DNA:
- the LOC139821674 gene encoding sterol O-acyltransferase 1 isoform X1, which yields MNSVIENLNVKSSGVTSGLHEKNKDAANGNASTGVLREATTDVLRKRIQEIKEDVLGHVNNRINDMMSEVLQKIDVPSGKNGEFSYSTDKYRDKRESSKKDALPVKEFLERNSLLTDLFEIPHIRTVYNLFMVTLILMFFNNVASDIMETGTVHVGTKTLRIGFAKFSTCLYTWSFMQASTFSVYVAFTLWAHQRLRFLPKSSIRKFWDYGWLSTFILYQVLFIVFPVKVLLDKNLSIGCSFIVLLEQMRMIMKSHAFVRSVAPRFLSYKPHNETPRPSGPRFSQYLYFLFAPTLVYRDEYPRTKRIRWMVVIWNFAEVGLAIFYLAFIFERYVDPVITFGTQHLEQKWLVKTIIESSLPGTLYFITGQYLLLHAWMNAWAEMLRFADRLFYKDWWNCTTYHRYYRTWNVVVHDWLYTYIYKDMYEIVVPRNRTLSATTVFLVSAIVHEYILAFAFGFFYPVMFILFAGIGFAMFFVRKIITSNVFMWLSWSLGNGIMFSLYPMEWYARFNCPPHSNYYLDLFIPRSWTCQGQFDT from the exons ATGAATTCtgttatagaaaatttaaacgttAAAAGTTCCGGTGTCACGAGCGGTCTTcacgagaaaaataaagatg CGGCCAACGGAAATGCGTCCACGGGTGTTTTACGTGAGGCGACCACCGATGTATTACGAAAAAGAATACAG GAAATAAAAGAGGATGTTTTGGGACACGTTAACAACCGTATTAACGACATGATGTCCGAGGTTTTGCAGAAAATAGATGTACCATCGGGGAAGAATGGAGAATTTTCGTACAGCACGGACAAATATCGCGACAAAAG GGAATCCAGCAAGAAAGATGCGCTGCCGGTTAAGGAGTTCCTTGAGAGGAATTCATTGCTCACCGATCTCTTCGAGATCCCGCACATTCGCACGGTTTATAATCTGTTCATGGTGACCCTCATACTCATGTTTTTCAACAATGTCGCGTCTGATATCATGGAAACGGGAAC GGTCCACGTTGGTACCAAAACGTTACGGATTGGTTTCGCAAAGTTCTCAACGTGCCTCTATACTTGGTCGTTCATGCAGGCTTCGACATTCAGTGTCTACGTGGCCTTCACCCTCTGGGCGCACCAGCGACTCCGATTCTTGCCAAAAT cCTCCATCCGGAAATTTTGGGATTACGGCTGGCTatcaacatttatattatatcaagttCTCTTCATTGTTTTTCCTGTCAAGGTGCTGCTCGACAAGAATTTGTCCATAGGTTGCAGTTTCATTGTTCTTTTAGAACAA ATGCGCATGATAATGAAGAGTCACGCTTTCGTCAGGAGTGTGGCACCTAGGTTTTTGTCGTATAAACCCCATAACGAAACTCCACGACCGAGCGGCCCCAGGTTCTCACAATATTTGTACTTCCTATTTGCACCAACTCTTGTGTACCGCGACGAATATCCCAG GACGAAAAGAATCAGGTGGATGGTAGTGATTTGGAATTTTGCCGAAGTCGGCCTAGCGATCTTCTATCTCGCCTTTATCTTTGAGCGCTATGTAGACCCGGTCATAACGTTCGGCACACAACATCTGGAACAAAAGTGGCTCGTCAAGACTATCATCGAGTCTAGTCTACCTGGCACTCTCTACTTCATTACCGGACAATACCTCCTGCTGCACGCGTGGATGAACGCTTGGGCGGAAATGCTGCGGTTCGCCGACCGTTTGTTTTACAAG GATTGGTGGAACTGCACGACTTACCACAGGTACTACCGCACGTGGAACGTGGTAGTGCACGACTGGCTATACACGTATATCTATAAAGATATGTATGAGATCGTGGTACCACGCAATCGTACACTGTCAGCAACCACCGTATTCCTCGTCTCCGCCATCGTCCACGAGTACATACTCGCGTTCGCATTCGGCTTCTTCTATCCGGtgatgtttattttattcgccGGCATAGGTTTCGCCATGTTCTTCGTTCGCAAAATCATCACCAGCAACGTTTTCATGTGGTTATCCTGGAGTCTCGGCAACGGCATCATGTTCAGTCTATATCCGATGGAGTGGTACGCCCGCTTCAACTGTCCACCTCATTCCAATTACTACTTGGACCTGTTTATACCGCGAAGCTGGACCTGTCAAGGGCAATTTGACACGTAG
- the LOC139821674 gene encoding sterol O-acyltransferase 1 isoform X2 has protein sequence MMSEVLQKIDVPSGKNGEFSYSTDKYRDKRESSKKDALPVKEFLERNSLLTDLFEIPHIRTVYNLFMVTLILMFFNNVASDIMETGTVHVGTKTLRIGFAKFSTCLYTWSFMQASTFSVYVAFTLWAHQRLRFLPKSSIRKFWDYGWLSTFILYQVLFIVFPVKVLLDKNLSIGCSFIVLLEQMRMIMKSHAFVRSVAPRFLSYKPHNETPRPSGPRFSQYLYFLFAPTLVYRDEYPRTKRIRWMVVIWNFAEVGLAIFYLAFIFERYVDPVITFGTQHLEQKWLVKTIIESSLPGTLYFITGQYLLLHAWMNAWAEMLRFADRLFYKDWWNCTTYHRYYRTWNVVVHDWLYTYIYKDMYEIVVPRNRTLSATTVFLVSAIVHEYILAFAFGFFYPVMFILFAGIGFAMFFVRKIITSNVFMWLSWSLGNGIMFSLYPMEWYARFNCPPHSNYYLDLFIPRSWTCQGQFDT, from the exons ATGATGTCCGAGGTTTTGCAGAAAATAGATGTACCATCGGGGAAGAATGGAGAATTTTCGTACAGCACGGACAAATATCGCGACAAAAG GGAATCCAGCAAGAAAGATGCGCTGCCGGTTAAGGAGTTCCTTGAGAGGAATTCATTGCTCACCGATCTCTTCGAGATCCCGCACATTCGCACGGTTTATAATCTGTTCATGGTGACCCTCATACTCATGTTTTTCAACAATGTCGCGTCTGATATCATGGAAACGGGAAC GGTCCACGTTGGTACCAAAACGTTACGGATTGGTTTCGCAAAGTTCTCAACGTGCCTCTATACTTGGTCGTTCATGCAGGCTTCGACATTCAGTGTCTACGTGGCCTTCACCCTCTGGGCGCACCAGCGACTCCGATTCTTGCCAAAAT cCTCCATCCGGAAATTTTGGGATTACGGCTGGCTatcaacatttatattatatcaagttCTCTTCATTGTTTTTCCTGTCAAGGTGCTGCTCGACAAGAATTTGTCCATAGGTTGCAGTTTCATTGTTCTTTTAGAACAA ATGCGCATGATAATGAAGAGTCACGCTTTCGTCAGGAGTGTGGCACCTAGGTTTTTGTCGTATAAACCCCATAACGAAACTCCACGACCGAGCGGCCCCAGGTTCTCACAATATTTGTACTTCCTATTTGCACCAACTCTTGTGTACCGCGACGAATATCCCAG GACGAAAAGAATCAGGTGGATGGTAGTGATTTGGAATTTTGCCGAAGTCGGCCTAGCGATCTTCTATCTCGCCTTTATCTTTGAGCGCTATGTAGACCCGGTCATAACGTTCGGCACACAACATCTGGAACAAAAGTGGCTCGTCAAGACTATCATCGAGTCTAGTCTACCTGGCACTCTCTACTTCATTACCGGACAATACCTCCTGCTGCACGCGTGGATGAACGCTTGGGCGGAAATGCTGCGGTTCGCCGACCGTTTGTTTTACAAG GATTGGTGGAACTGCACGACTTACCACAGGTACTACCGCACGTGGAACGTGGTAGTGCACGACTGGCTATACACGTATATCTATAAAGATATGTATGAGATCGTGGTACCACGCAATCGTACACTGTCAGCAACCACCGTATTCCTCGTCTCCGCCATCGTCCACGAGTACATACTCGCGTTCGCATTCGGCTTCTTCTATCCGGtgatgtttattttattcgccGGCATAGGTTTCGCCATGTTCTTCGTTCGCAAAATCATCACCAGCAACGTTTTCATGTGGTTATCCTGGAGTCTCGGCAACGGCATCATGTTCAGTCTATATCCGATGGAGTGGTACGCCCGCTTCAACTGTCCACCTCATTCCAATTACTACTTGGACCTGTTTATACCGCGAAGCTGGACCTGTCAAGGGCAATTTGACACGTAG